The window ACAGGGAGAGAAAAATACTAACCCACTGATGAATGCTAAACAAATTAATGAATTGAGCGATCGCCAGCCCACTTTATCATTTAAACACCCTTTTTGAGAAGAAACTTAAAACTAGGAGTTTCGGATTATTCTCTGCCGAAGGTAACAAAAGAGGGATAAATACCTGTATTCTGCTGTATTTTGGGATGACTTAAACTATGCAGGATATCTTTTTTAGATATATCTGCTATCCTCTATATACAATTACGTCAACACCTTGTTAAAAGGCTACATTTATCGATAAACTATCAGCTAGATTTGGTAAGTTTACTGCTATACATCTCCTGCTAACTGATGGAAAACTCACACATAAATTTAGAGTTAACTAATTATCATCACAATGCAAATTTCAGTTTTACATTAAATCCCAATTTTACAGAGATAATTAATTTTAATCAACCTTCTAAAACAGTAAATGAACCTTTTTTAAAAGATATCACTGCTGGTAAAAATTCTTATGTTTATGACGCTCATACATATCATACTAAAGTTCCACCACAAGGAATTAAACATTTAATTGAACATTATACAAATCCTGGAGATGTCGTCTTAGATCCTTTTTGTGGTTCAGGTATGACTGGAGTAGCAGCAACAGAACTCGGACGCAAAGCTTTATTGTCTGACTTATCTCCAGCAGCAGCTTTTATTGCTTATAACATTAATACTCCTATTGATTCTGGTCTTTATCTCAATGCAGTTAATACTCTTTTAAATCGTGCAGCACAACTGCAAAAAAAATTATATACCACTCACTGTAGAGAATGTGGTTCAGAAACAAATGTTTTATATACTGTTTGGAGTTACGGATTAATTTGTAATCATTGTCAGCAAGAGTTTATTTTTTGGGATGTTGGACGTGATGAAAAACCTTCTGTTAAAGAAAGTAAAATCAAAAAAGAAGTAAACTGTCCTCACTGTAATTCTTTACTTAAAAAACGTAATCTCAAACGAACTCAACGTTACCCTGTAGCTATCGGGTACAAATGTTGTGGACATCGCCTAAAAGAAAGTTGCGTTCCTTTGGACACTTTTGATCGTCATCTGATCAATTCAATAGAAAGTTCATTAATTCCCGAAAATCTTTGGTTCCCACAAAATAAGATTCCAGTCGGGGTAAATACCCGCCAGCCTATCTCTGCTGGTATCACTACAATCGACCAATGCTATACCCGTAGAGCTTTATATGCAATGGCATTTCTCTGGAAAGAAGCATCTAATTGGCCAGATAAAGAAATTCGAGAAAAGCTTTTGTTTACATTAACATCTTTATACCAACGTGTAACAGTTTTTAGTGAGTTTAGATTTTGGGGTGGTAGTGGAAATACCGCAAATTTCAATGTACCAACTATCATGAATGAGCAGAATGTATTTCAAACTTTTCAAAGAAAAGCTGCAACAATTAGTTGGTATTTTCGTGAATCTGCTCATATTCCCCGTACTGTTCAAGTCAGTACTCAGTCTGCTTGTAGCCTTAGCCAATTACCGAATAAATCCATTGATTATGTGTTCACAGATCCTCCCTTTGGCGCGAACATTAATTATTCGGAAATGAATCTTATTTGGGAAAGTTGGCTGCAACAATGGACAGATAATACAGAAGAGGCGATCGTCAATTCTGTTCAAGGTAAAAGTTATGCAGATTATCAGAATCTTCTCACTAAAGCTTTTATGGAGATTAAACGAGTCTTAAAAGATAAGAGTTGGTTAACTGTTGCATTTCATAACTCATCGGAAAAAGTATGGATGGTAATTCAAAAAGCTTTAGCAGATGCAGGTTTTGAAATTAAAGGAACTCAAATCTTCGATAAAAAGCATGGCACATTTAAGATGTTTGTGTCAGATAATGCTGTGGGCTACGATTTAATATTGCATTGTCAAAAATTAGACAATATTCAATTATATCCACAAAAAAACATACAGATAAAGCAAAATAATGACCAGATAGTACAGCAAAATATCATCAAATTTATCAAAAAATATTTGGCTCAAGAAAAAACTTTTACTAAAAGCTTTCTCCATGTTGCACGTCAACCTGAGTTTGACTATCGACGTTTATATTCTAAGTGGTTAGCTACAGCTATCAAAGACAGTTTAATTTCGATTAGTTTTGAATCTTTTCGAGAACTCGTCGATAAAATTAAGTTAGAGAATACACAGATGCACAGACCTCGAACATTACCAGCCTTTACCCAAAAAGAATATGAAGATGCTCAGACCTATCTTGCTATTAAAGTAGCTTATATGATGGGTCGAAAGTTTGAGGAAGGAGATTGGGCAGATGTTTACTGTCGTGCAAAAGGAATCCCCAAAGCTGGGTGGTCTAATTTAAATATTGATGTGATGTATGATCTTCTAGGCGTAGAGCATAAGATGCTTTGCTATCGATCAAAACCTGATTTAAGAGATGCCTGTGGTACAACTTTAATGCACCCAGCAGCTACCCGCTCAATCCGCATTCCAGTCGATGATCAAGATCCAAATCAAGTTATGCGTAATGTCCTAACACAATATGGTGAACTGATTAATCAAAGGAAAAATAAGGTGAGTCAGCAAGCCCAATCTTCTGGTATTCCTGACATGAGAACTGGATGGTTGCTTTGGCAAGAAAGCTTACGACAATTTTTATATTTTGAAGAAGAAATGCTCATTCCTAATCCAGATGATTACTATGCGGAATGGAGACCTTCAGGTGGTGGTTCCAGGAAACAAAGTCAAAATTTATGGATTTATGAAAGAGAAACTGGCAAGAAAAGATACTCTGTCACAACATCAGCAGGTGCTAAAATTCAACCATACTTTGATATTCCATCTCCAATTGATCCAAATCTTTACATCTTCACTGTAATTGGAGAGGTTTTGAATACAGGCTTAATCAGAGTTTGGCTAACGGAATCAACCAAGAGAGAATTACAGCGACTTGTGGGTTCACTAGATACAACAATTGTTAGCGAAACAATCTTGAGAGTTATAGATCAATTAGGTGAAATCACATCATCGGACACTGATGACTTTGAGATAGGATACCCCATACTTTTGACTCAAGATGCTTATGCTGCATTACAAGACAAGCTACCAGGGGTTAACGATGACCACTGCTTTAGGTTGCTGACTCAATACCTAAGACACAAAAATGACTGAAGCACTGGCGTTAGTGTTTTTTGAAAGATTCTAGTGATTACCTTGTTCTCGTAATTGGACAATTTCACAACCACACTTGTCTATCAAGCCACGGCAAAACCTGTATGTTGCCGAATTTTTGGATGGCAAAAACCAAGTACGATATCTTCTCTAGATATACCTTCTGCCATTAAATCAGTTGCAACACCTTCTTCTGTGTCATCATATTGAATCCAGACTTTATTACCAATCAAACTAATATGAATGGGAGTTGCATGGAGATATTTATCACCATTCCAACCCATGTCTAGAAGTAAATACTGCCCTCTTTCATCATCAAATACAACTTGACAGGTGTAACCATCAGGCAGAGTATCACGATAGTCTGCATGGTTTTGGAGGACATATTTAATAATGCTCTGGTATTTTAAGTAGATATCCATTGCACATCGTAATTGTCTAATATGGAAGTTTATATTTATTTGCTTTGATATTGATCAATTTTCCAAACAAACTTTAGTCGGGTGGCCTGTTTTTCTAACATTGCTTCGAGACTAGGATATGCAGGAGAAGCGATTGTAAAGTCTGGCTCATCATTAAAATAGATTGGTGCAAGCTCCTGCTGTGTTTCTGGCAAAACAGTCCAATAGTAAGTATCTTCAAACGCGAATAACGCCAGCAGATGAGTACCGGGACAATAATCTTGCTTCCACTCTTGTCCTAAGCCAAGACCACTTGCTAGAGAATAAAATTCCTGCTCGTCATAACCTCCCTCTGCTGGCTCTACATATTTTAAAATTGTAGAGTAAATAACTCCAATCACATTTCCTATGAGTATCTTAATCCCTGATGATATTCTCAGAGCCGCAAGAATGACGGAGGATGAGTTAAAGTTAGAAATCGCTATTATGCTTTATAAGCAAGAAAAAATTAGTAGCGGTAAAGCTCGTACTTGGACGGGATTGACAGTAATTGAATTCCAACATGAACTTGCCAAGCGTGGACTTTGTATTAATTATGATGTAAAAGATTTTGAAGCGGATATAAAAACTTTGCAGTCGATGAAGCTATTGTGATTATTGTTAGTGATACATCACCTATTACAAATTTGGCAGCGATCGCGCAGTTAGATTTGCTGCAAAAACTTTACAATCAAATTATTATTCCAGCAGCAGTTTACAACGAAATGGTATTTGTTGATAAACTTGTTCCTGGTGCTATGGAAGTGCAAACCTTTGCCTGGATTCAAACTCAGACAGTTAAAGATTTACAACAAGTAATTATAATTCAGGAAAGTCAAGAAAATATTGACTTGGGTGAAGCTGAAGCGATCGCCTTAGCCTTAGAACTTAAAGCTGATTTACTGTTAATGGATGAACGTCGAGGGCGTATAGTAGCAAAAAGTTATGGTTTGCAAGTGACTGGATTATTGGGAGTGCTTGTACAAGCTAAACGGAATAATTTAATTCCAATTGTTAAACCGCTTATTGACCAATTAATGGAACAAGCGGATTTTCGTGTCAGCGAACAGTTGTATACAACTATTCTGCAAATTGCAGGTGAGTAATTTATGTTATGTCAAATAAACAGGTTTTTATGATCTAGATATTACGTTGTGCTAAATATTGATACATTTGCCAACGTGCATCAACTTCGGCTTGTGCTTGTTCTAACA is drawn from Aulosira sp. FACHB-615 and contains these coding sequences:
- a CDS encoding DNA methyltransferase, which translates into the protein MENSHINLELTNYHHNANFSFTLNPNFTEIINFNQPSKTVNEPFLKDITAGKNSYVYDAHTYHTKVPPQGIKHLIEHYTNPGDVVLDPFCGSGMTGVAATELGRKALLSDLSPAAAFIAYNINTPIDSGLYLNAVNTLLNRAAQLQKKLYTTHCRECGSETNVLYTVWSYGLICNHCQQEFIFWDVGRDEKPSVKESKIKKEVNCPHCNSLLKKRNLKRTQRYPVAIGYKCCGHRLKESCVPLDTFDRHLINSIESSLIPENLWFPQNKIPVGVNTRQPISAGITTIDQCYTRRALYAMAFLWKEASNWPDKEIREKLLFTLTSLYQRVTVFSEFRFWGGSGNTANFNVPTIMNEQNVFQTFQRKAATISWYFRESAHIPRTVQVSTQSACSLSQLPNKSIDYVFTDPPFGANINYSEMNLIWESWLQQWTDNTEEAIVNSVQGKSYADYQNLLTKAFMEIKRVLKDKSWLTVAFHNSSEKVWMVIQKALADAGFEIKGTQIFDKKHGTFKMFVSDNAVGYDLILHCQKLDNIQLYPQKNIQIKQNNDQIVQQNIIKFIKKYLAQEKTFTKSFLHVARQPEFDYRRLYSKWLATAIKDSLISISFESFRELVDKIKLENTQMHRPRTLPAFTQKEYEDAQTYLAIKVAYMMGRKFEEGDWADVYCRAKGIPKAGWSNLNIDVMYDLLGVEHKMLCYRSKPDLRDACGTTLMHPAATRSIRIPVDDQDPNQVMRNVLTQYGELINQRKNKVSQQAQSSGIPDMRTGWLLWQESLRQFLYFEEEMLIPNPDDYYAEWRPSGGGSRKQSQNLWIYERETGKKRYSVTTSAGAKIQPYFDIPSPIDPNLYIFTVIGEVLNTGLIRVWLTESTKRELQRLVGSLDTTIVSETILRVIDQLGEITSSDTDDFEIGYPILLTQDAYAALQDKLPGVNDDHCFRLLTQYLRHKND
- a CDS encoding UPF0175 family protein, which encodes MSILIPDDILRAARMTEDELKLEIAIMLYKQEKISSGKARTWTGLTVIEFQHELAKRGLCINYDVKDFEADIKTLQSMKLL
- a CDS encoding XisI protein, producing MDIYLKYQSIIKYVLQNHADYRDTLPDGYTCQVVFDDERGQYLLLDMGWNGDKYLHATPIHISLIGNKVWIQYDDTEEGVATDLMAEGISREDIVLGFCHPKIRQHTGFAVA
- a CDS encoding DUF3368 domain-containing protein; its protein translation is MIIVSDTSPITNLAAIAQLDLLQKLYNQIIIPAAVYNEMVFVDKLVPGAMEVQTFAWIQTQTVKDLQQVIIIQESQENIDLGEAEAIALALELKADLLLMDERRGRIVAKSYGLQVTGLLGVLVQAKRNNLIPIVKPLIDQLMEQADFRVSEQLYTTILQIAGE